A stretch of Schistocerca cancellata isolate TAMUIC-IGC-003103 chromosome 3, iqSchCanc2.1, whole genome shotgun sequence DNA encodes these proteins:
- the LOC126176844 gene encoding uncharacterized protein LOC126176844 — protein MSLQACHLFLLLSVTAAAAQTREETTTTSAATTPEPTATFVFIPTRCRDGYVMVAGRCRRMWTHGQQRSFLTTTAEPTPTLGGDPFFAPTTTPNPEPTIFYSRERCRDGFVRVRGRCRKLLKGTRSGSADPQPAPMSEKLLEPVVAATIGTLTTQPTGKSAERTMCPEGSRFKFGMCLTPLFVRLVTLPKHCPVGYELIGDSCRKIKGTRP, from the exons atgtcactgcaggcctgccactTGTTCCTCCTGTTGTCTGTGACAGCAGCAGCGGCACAGACTCGGGAAGAGACAACCACTACCTCAGCCGCTACCACACCAGAGCCAACCGCTACCTTCGTATTCATCCCCACAAGATGTCGAGATGGGTACGTTATGGTAGCAGGACGGTGCCGGAGAATGTGGACGCATGGCCAGCAACGTAGCTTTTTGACAACTACAGCAGAGCCTACCCCGACTTTGGGAGGAGATCCGTTTTTCGCACCGACAACAACACCTAACCCGGAGCCTACAATATTTTATTCACGCGAGAGATGCCGTGATGGCTTCGTGCGTGTCAGAGGGCGCTGCAGGAAGCTGCTAAAG GGAACACGGTCTGGATCAGCTGATCCACAACCCGCACCCATGTCTGAGAAGCTGCTCGAACCCGTAGTCGCCGCTACAATTGGCACCCTGACCACTCAGCCTACAGGGAAGTCAGCGGAGCGTACAATGTGCCCAGAGGGTTCTAGGTTTAAATTTGGAATGTGTCTGACCCCTCTTTTTGTGAGGCTAGTAACACTACCAAAACATTGTCCAGTTGGATACGAGCTAATCGGAGACTCCTGTAGGAAGATCAAG